GATAAataggcagataacgaaatttctgttatcaattttcgcggtagacccttcTGGAGTCTAATAAAATTGCCaaacaattcaatttatttaatcaaCGTCAATCCGTTTAACATTAGGATTTTAAATTTCACTAAAAGGTACCGATGCTGGTTAGCTGTTCCGGTTTCAGGCTTCTTAGCCTCTTGGACTCTTGTCCGTGAGAGCTAACTTTGCACTGGCTTTGACGTGTCAAAGTGTCGTAGTGCCATAATAAAAGTCTTATAATCGTAGATATTTGGCGCATACGGATCATAACTTTGTCGATGTATATGACGTGTGTCATGTCAAATTGAACTTTAGTAGGTATATGAGACACTTGATATATATCATGCGTATATTTTCATTCACATTTAAGTATTATGAAAAGTTCGCCAACAAagcacattattattttatttatagataaatTTGGTTGATTTCTAACCAATAAGTCGAAATTTTTAAATAGTTGTCATAATTTCAAGTagaaattattgttattttaagcttatatagacctttttaaaattttatgcacatacatatgtatactgTCTCGTCACGTAAATCTTTTATCAacaaaaagttatttaaattttgttttcgctaaagttatttatattatgcatttaatttaatttgtcttagatattaaatcttttttatgtattattacaATTTTCCGTAGTGCATGAGTGGCATCAATCACTTTTAgattaagaaattatttattgaattttgaTCGATAAATGTTGTAGTaagaacattgttttttttaaataaattacattacgtTACGGTCCTTTAGTAGTTTTCTCTTGCCTCcagtaaaaatgtaatatttatttctttccgCCTactaaagtacctatttatttttcgttCTTGAGACTGATTCTCATTCTTCGCTGTTATAAAGAACGCGTCCGATCGGCACTTTACGTCGAGAACGGGCTGGACCCGTGTGTAATTTATGTCCGTGGATCCGGATCCGGATACACGGCTTACACGGGTACCCGGACCTAAATTACACGGACCCTAATTACCCGTTCCGAACGGGCCACAAATCCGGTTTCGTGTAACACGAGAACGGGGCCCCGGCAACGGGTGCACGGAACCCGGACGCGAGCCCTAGTATAGACTGTGCAGAATTAAATAGGTTGGTCCTACTCTAAACGCATATCATAACCATACCACGGTTACAACTAGGTAAACTTATATGATTATTGCATTAGTACTAGTAGATTAAGGCACTCAATTATCTTTAAAGTCGGTAGGAGTTGCATCCCGCGGGCATTCCGTCACTGATTTGTAGGTATAGATCCTATGtggtataaaatatttgtttacggTTAGTACGAATTATTTTTCagactttacacatcttactcaatgaTTCAATAATCTGTGACgtgacttacggcccgattcgaacttcaagatacgttaaaaatttactaaagatacgatatggattagatatgtcaatgtcaagtgacgtttattcaaacaaaaacgtcacttttgacactcacATATCCactccatatcgtatctttcgAAAATGTTTAAGTATCTTAAGTTCGAATCCGGCCGTTACAATCTTATCTTTAACACTAGtagtaaatagtaataaatcGATAAAGTACCGTAACTAATTTAATCTTTATCCTTATCTATGCACGGGGCTTACGGGGCTACAGTTTATATCGCGAAAATACCACCATAGGTTATTACCTAGATATAAGAAGATTTGTAATATATGTCACTTTTAGATAGGCATAGcaaatatacttacttagattttaaaatcatggttttaattaaattgttcTAGTATTTAGTATTGCTCCTGCCATTCTGGGGTGTGGCACATCACTGTCGAGTTAACACTATTAAATAACTAAAGAAAGACATTCGCGGACATTCATAAAAACTAGATTGGCACGGAATCGCACAAAGATATGGCTAAAACGCgcacttttataaaaaaaaaaacggccagAAGCATGTCGGGATATGCTCAGtatagggtttcgtagttaccattctgtcaaaataggccaaacgggggctattagtaagtatcatgtacttacattacaagcataagggagtacctttgcAGTGCTTCGTACGTCTtttaactaagaagagaagattttttgcaacaACTCAAAAAAtactggaccgatcatgttcgctatagttttcattgaaagtatttattagaCTTTTGTCTCAGTTTTTCCCTTTTTGTTGGTCCCATGGTTCAAAACTTAGAAGGGGgggcacatattttttttttctttcggagcgattattttcgaaaacaaaaataactttataacAAAATGGTTTTTGTAGACTCGTTttcaaagacctatccaacgatatcccGTACTATTGGgttaaagcaaaataaaatcaataaatatcattttatatgggaggtaccctaaaaaattgttttttatagtttttattttaccgttctgtcataatgcatgatttatgtatctatgccaaattgcagctttctagcactgcCGATTACGGAGAAAAGCCTCGGACGGACGGACTTgtcgaaactataagggtttctactTAGGTGACTAAGAAACCCTCAACTAAAACTTAGTTTGCTAGGAGATCCGGAAGCCATGGGACAGCCAGTGTATAGTTCAATAGTAAAATACTGCAACATCAAGGAGTTCTTTGTTAAGCTGACGAttcacactagggtatgcctacgcagttttgcctgtacagttcaactgcacgggcaaagctgtataggaaactgcacagtcgaatACCACACACGCTACGATTTACCTGTGCAGTTAATacaactgcgcaggcataccctagtgtgtatggccagctttacaCAGGCAAAGCGAGTTATTTGTGACTGGTTGCTAACCatctattataatatgtttatttataaaagtatcgCGGTACCTCGACTTCATGTATGTTCACCACTGTTAAACCCATTTTTGTGTGTAATTAGAAATTAtttctctttttcatacaagcaaaactaataaatatagaGAACCcgacaacataataaattatttgagaGAATTGTTTGTAGCTAACTTCAGATCGGTTTAGATCCTAAAtggtaattaaaaaatgtaaaattaactaaaaatctATTAAATCAGGCACTAACAAAAGGCAGGCAGAGGCAGTAACATATGTATCAACAAGGAAAGCCCCGTGACGTCATTTTACGCATGccaataataaaattgaatcaTGTTTAATTATAACACGTATGACGAGATTTACAATCAAATCACGGTATAAAACGatttattggtaataataataacaaatactaagaaAGAACTATATAAATTGTTATTCTgagaaaaaataacaaaattccGATACAATCATAATTTCCTGCAATCAAAGTAACTACgtgtaacatttataaatatacactCAATTCTACTATAAGGAAACATTTAGCAGCGATTAACTAATTAACAAATAGCAAATTCATTCACAATAAAAGGAAAAGAAATGCAATTAAGTACAACacgttaaaatattaaatgcaataaatataaCCATCACATTACGCAGCTAATAATTTCTCCgataatattttacatacacAATACTTGACACAAAGTTTACATAAGGATGTAGAGTATCATATGaatagtataaaaacaaataaatggcGGCAAATAAATTTTCCTAAATCAAAAGCCAATAATGCCAACACCGGATAGAAAAGCTACAGCAGAAAGCAAGATACTATATGTAATTAACACACCATAATGGTTCatgtttctgtaaaaaaaaacgtcatGCATTTTTCAGTGTCAATGTATCTTCACAGTTAGTACCTAAATGCTCAAGGTCGCGGAAACACGCGCTGAAAAGGCATCATCGTTTTCAGTCCCACTCAGTTACCGACACTTTTGGTACCCATCTCATATTGTTTTCGTCACTAATTCTACATTCCTCTCGTTCACTTCTTTTGTAACCACTActtacgatatatttaatttagtttttaagggtctccccaaaccagtcgacgcggagtcggctttcgccgagtgttttacaccacactattcgcatttagccgatcgaccgtctccgcggttggacacctgcgtttagcagtctcatcctccttgcggccgtagagacgcccgatcgcctgcgacttgctatcgcaacagttgtaaagcgacggtcggctctcccgtgctccgtcctgccgtcgagacgtcagacagcacacgtacagccgttgagtccgacgaacagatgtaggacagcgggtgatcggcaatcgtaaatctcatttttggaggctggttgttagtaacaacctgagtttgaaattgaacagacctgcaagattattttccttggtaattgttacatattatataataacctgtgatgatggatattttacgtagacgggcatggaaaaaaaggtttaccagcatttttatcgtagcctacttgttggaagagctagaacagcagcaaaagcggaggcgaccgtgggttgattctttgtggcaatatagattaagtgaaggtgaatttaatttacgatatcctcgtttgagactcgatccaaaaatgttttacgattattatggAATGACCGCAACAAAATTTGACTTCTTATTGGATTTGCTAAGACGAACACTTCAAAAACAGAACACAAAATTAATGTGGGTAATAATTCAAATGAACAAATACAAACGCATCAGTAGCTACTtcggccgtcatcggctctgttcggccgtcgtcagctatgttcggccgtcgaagacgctgaacggcttccgccagctctgaccagTCCTTATCGTAGgcactcggccgtgatcggagccgttcaactctttccggcaccgtacggcggtataaggagatttatgaatgcgaacgtgtgcggtaggctgcaaacagcgtcgtacgaatgcgaacagctttacggcaaaacgccgttttcccgtcgaaagacgtcgtttcgcgtgggccgagccgatttacgacttattcgctcttattgcgttgacataaagctttttccgtacgcgatttgccgaaacggcgtcgactagtttggggagaccctaatttaatttagctttttgTCTTCTTCGTGCCGTAATCGCTATTTAACAAATCGACAGAAGtgtttatacaaaaaaagtaggtaatatgAGGCGAAAAACAAGTACGACATAATACATATCtttatcaattttaattttatgcttTTTGACAAtatacgtaggttgtttttggcatgttgtcaggaatgttaaaacgtgtttttaattttgtcgcattgcgtatgttctgtccctcatgGGCCCACGACTATAGCAAGTCTCTATaaaatactaggtctatgacatttCATCTgggtgtattgtggcgccaccacctatttaaggtttttgatgCACACTTTTTATTCATAGAGATTTTTATACACTACGTACTCGGACAATTAAGACAAATCGATTGACGTAGGAATCACTAAAATCGGCCCACGCGTTTTGTCTCAAaggaacaaacatacatacattcataCATAGAGTGATAAACACATTACCCTCCAACCCTTTTTCTTTTTCCAACCCTTAACCGTACTCATGCTGTATGAGCTATAACTCTATATATAGTTCTAGCTCATCTATATATATAGAGTTATAGCTCTTAGGTACGTGACTGAACCACTTTTACTACTATGAAATCAGCCTTGAAATTGCGAAACTAAATTAGCTGTTTCATACAGTTATCCACAGATCGTCTGATTGATGACGTTTTATAGGGgacagccattttttttatttcgctgTGTCGGTTGATTATATCtaaattacgagtatgtaatGTAGCTACATTTGCGCGTGCATTTCTCTCGTACTTATTCGTACATGTAGTGGCGCGAGTAGGTTTTGCACGacgatctgaaatgtatggggagatccgtggatccggatccagatccggataatttcatacataatacatttcAGATCCTGATTGCAAACCCTAGGCGCCAGCAAGACGCACGGACAAATGACAACAACAATCCTCTTTTGATAATCTTAATAAATGCTATCTATACCTGAATTTATAGGCAAGtagaaaagcaaaaaaaaaaaaacgtatgaagaaatatcacttgacactgacagatcatatatTAAACTAGTCTATATGTCTATATCAAATGATTGTGGATTAattataacctgttattacagtCAGAATACGCCTTAAGGACTGGAATCGAATCAGTGTCTCCATTCATGACAatactttaatataataattatatttgtttcctaatcaaatacaaaataatggGTATTCCCGTTTTATTGCATATCTGAAAGATAGGTAATCTTTTTTATACAACAtgatcaataaatattatctacACATTCTACACCTTACTTTATACCTAGGCAAgaggaaaaacaaaaaattccactcttaaaataaatatcttacaTTTGATCCTGAAACAGCTCAGATAAAAATTGGTCTGGTTAATTAAAAGTCAGATATAAAACAAAGCAGCACACAAAGGCTGAGATGAAAAGAAGAAAATCTTAAATCTCTTTCTTTAGCTACTAAGGAGAGGAGCTATGAAAGTTGAGGATTATTTATCGAGTATCCACTTTTCCTgtttcctttttatttttttattaaattattagtttctatataaaacactaaaaatatGTCATTAACTTTAGCGTAATTTTATCAGATTAAAAACAGAtgttaaattgattttataaaTCTAAACGCAAACTGAAATATACGTGATATAGGAAAGAAATAGAGCTCTATCTAAGAACTTGTAGAAGGTAAAAAATGAGTGTATTCTATTGCcgccataaaataataaataatgatgatgaaaaatAATCCTAATATAAATTtctcaacattaaaaaaaaattaaatgtttgtatCTCTAGAGATCGGTTGAATAAGTAAGTTACTCGGCCCACTATTGTGTTGCGTTGCGTCGCGTCCAACTCATAATTGGGCatgtcatataaaatataatgcaAGGCAATAGTGGGGCCAGGCCCTTATACAAGCTTCAATCATGGTTTGTTTAAAAGAAAACAAGACCAGCATAGCAAATGTCAAGCATGAGTCGGTTTTAagggaaaaattaaaacattgtaaaaaaatgtgtcatgGTACGGAATTACGGATACGGAACCCACGCGTCCAATTCGTAAATGGGcaagtttattaaaaaataactcaTATGAACATATGTTGTCCGAAGCCGAAAAAAAACCTATTCGATGGaaagatattatttacgttattcaaaatacGATGCGCCTACGAAACGCGTCAGCGCTTCACTGATAGAGGTATGGAAGTCCCACCGATATACCTGAAACATTTTTACATGCGTGTTGGACTTTTTAACGAGTTGTTGTGAGAAAGCTGGAAGagaaatatataatttgaaaataattttcattaagtACTTCGAAAGATTAACAAAACCATTTCATACATAAAACTTACATTTAAAGTTAATAGACAATGGCAACTCATGaataaaaatcaactttgtaataaaataaccctAAATAGCGAAGAGAAcataaatcattttataaaCAGATTTACCAGAGATGTTGACGTATAATGCGGAACTCGGCAGTGCAGAACTGAATTATGCATGCATGTTTCCTTCGCCGCCTGAAGCTGTCAAACAGTTTTGTTCaaactttataatttatttcatttcatgtaCTTATTCGAGATTTAAGGAAATGTGAGCTGGCATTCGGATCAACAGAGACTGCCATTTTAAATGAATGAACCAAATCAATGAAACTTATTCATTTACCTACCACCATCTCGTCTAAAGAGCCGTAGGAGCTTTATGCGGTGTACTGCAGCTATCCAGATCCCGCCGTCCCAGAACCGACTTGCCCAATCGGAGAGTAACCGCGCCCCTCCTGACGACTACGTCCGCCCCGCTGAAACGCTTCCGGCTGGGCATAAGCAGCCGTGGCCGACCTGGAAAGCCTTAAACAGATTGCGTTCCCAGGTCGGTCGCAGCAAGGAGAACATGCTGAAGTGGGGCGCCCTAGGCGGCTCAGACACCCAATGCCCATGTGGGATGACTCCCCAAACAATGAAACACATGCTGTCCTGCCCAGCGTGCCCGCATGCCTGCTCTGAGCAGAACCTCCGTGATGCAACGGACAGGGCGATAAATGTCGCTACCTTTTGGTCCCGCACAGTTTGAAAGTCCGAAACCATCGACacgagaagaagaagattcaCTTACCTGAATGGTTCGCAAAATAAGCAAAGCTTTTTCCCACCCACTTCTTAGGTACATGGCACGTCAAGAATAAGTGGGTATTGCTTGTTTCTTTTCAGAACATCTTCTTCCttctgcccttatcccacgttatgtggggtcggcacaacatgttctcctcttccattctcctctatctttcgtcacctcagcactcactcctttctttctcatatcctctttcacacaatccatccatcgttttttgggtctaccatccgctctccgtccatcaacattcattcctaacattctttttcctatatggcattcatccctcctcattaaatgcccataccacgctaacctaccactccttatcttctccgctaccggtgctactttcaaacttccccttatatactcattcttaattcgatcctttctcgtcactccacacatccatctcaacattctcatttccgctgcgtgcactcttctttcatccgtcactttcgtcgcccagcattctgatccatacattacaacaggtctcacgatcgtcctgtagattttccccttaagtttaaggggcattcgtggatcgcacgttgttccagagacctgtcgccatttcatccatcccgcatttattctattGTTTCTTTCCAGAACATGCAGTGTAGAATGAGTTTCCCCCTGAAGTATTTGATAAAACCCCATATTACTAACCAATATTATGATCCTAaatctatatatttaatatagatgTAATGTCCGTGGCATAAACACGGCTACGCTACGGCTATTGTGTGGACAATCAACAAATCGCACACTATTAGGAAATTGTAAatgtataggtaataaatatttacaaggtAGTTCACAAACGCTACATTGCATTAATTTCGGCTGCTTATTATGCAAATGGTCGACTCACGGGAGTGGCAGGAAAATATAGAGGAGGTATTTGGTGTATAGCTGCTACATATTTACTAATGCAAACTCTTATTTAATTCGTTTGCATAGATATTAAAGCAACCTTAACATTTACGCTATACAGCTTGTTTTGTCGATTTCCGTCCTCATACTATACTTACTATCTAGCTGTACCTATAGATACTTATGCATTTTTACCCTCTCGTTTAGTTACAATAAAATCAGTTAAGAATCCAGACGCGTTTGCCTTATGATTCACCTGTAatcaaaattgaaccttatcccgTAAAGAACATGGTCCATACGAACCAGGATGCTTGAACAGTGACACGTAAAAATAATTGGTTCAATAGAAAATGAGTGTAATTTCGGTGAAATAACGTTACATACATATGGAAAAGTGGTTAATTAGTTGGATAAATATGTTACAAAAGTGAATTAAGCCAAATGAACTTTAAGGATTAAGACAATTCggtgtttttacaaaaatagtttTGCAAAATAATTACGTGTGATAATCGGACAAAGGACAAGGTGTATCGTGGATATAACATTTGTGTGTTGTTTAACTACAAATGAGAGAGTACTGTGCCGTGTATTACAATAGTGAGTCGCTGTGATTTAGGTAAATTTGTTGGACAATTTCGTGCGGCGCTCACTTACCCTACACATAAAAAGTTAACAAAGGAGTGGAACTTTCCTACAGTGGTTACGTACTTTTATTGCTGTGTTTTCACTATATACGATAgactattaatttattgattgtGATAGACTTATACTATAATGGAAAACATTGAAAAGCATATAGTGATTCAAGCCGACACGCTTGAAAAGGTGAAAAAGGCGTACGTTAACTACAAAAAATCGCCTAAGGAGAGATTGACGGCTGGTTATGTGAAGGGAAGAATAGATACACTGGAGTTGTACTGGAAAGAGTTTAAAGTCTTacatgaaattttaattttgtcgttTCCTATGGAACAGCGTCAAGCTACAAATTATTTCGCCAACAACATGTTTGAGGAATTTGAAGAAGCGTATTACGCATACAAAGGCGAAATGATGTCTAAGTTAGATTGTATGGGGCCGACAAAAAGTGAGTCTAAACAAACACTTACACCTAGTACATCGAATAGTGGTGAAGTAAAATTACCACGTATTTCGCTTCCTTCGTTTAATGGCGACTACACTGAATGGCAGTCTTtccatgatttatttatggcaTTAGTGCATAACAATGAATCTTTGCAAGATGTTCAAAAGCTACATTACCTAAAGAGCAGTTTAGCTGGAGAAGCGGAGGCATTATTACGACAATTTTCAATAACCGCTGAAAATTATAAAGAAGCTTGGTCAGTACTAAAGAAACGTTATGCCAATAAGAGATACATAGCAAACTGTGTTTTTAAGAAATTCTTTACACAAAAAACGTTAACACACGAATCGGCTACAGCATTAAGGCAACTGTTGGATACTTCGGTGGAATGTATGAGTGCGCTGAAACATCTAGGCTTACCTACGAATCATTGGGACGCAATTATTAACTACTCCATAGTGTCAAAATTAGACTCGAGCACTCATAAGGAATGGGAAGAGTTAATAAGCAGAGACGAGACGAACGACTTACCtagttttgaaaaattaaaatcgttCCTGGAAAATAGATTTCGTACTCTGGAGATGGTTGAACCTGCAAGTAAAGTATACAAACCTGTGAAAACAAAGATGTTTCATGTTACTGCAACGAGCGAAGTGAAGTGTACATTCTGCAATGAAGATCATTATATTTATCAATGTAAACAGTTTTCCAAGCAATCAGTAGAAGACAGATACAGTTTCGTGCAGAAAAACAATCTCtgttttaattgtttaatacCGAACCACaatgtatttaaatgtaaacaaaagacAACTTGCCAGATTTGTAAAAGAAAGCATCACTCGTTATTGCACCGAGAGAAACAAGCAAGTGGAGAATCGCATACGTCTGGAGAAacaaataacaacaataaagaAAAGATACAAACCGTCGTCGTTGCGCACACGTCGAGCGCATCACGGGTTCTACAACCTGGTCGAGGCACCTTGTTGACGACAGCACTGGTGCATGTTACAGCGGAGTCGGGGCAGTCACACGTGCTTCGGGCTCTCGTGGACCAGGGTTCAGAGGAGTCCTTCGCGACTGCAAGGGCGGTCGAGTTGCTGGGTTTGAAGAAAACTAAAATCAGCGGAGTGATCTCTGGTGTTGAGGAGTGTGAGACGACTATCAAACATAGGGTAACTTTACGCATACAATCAAGGTACGATATTTCCTATTGTATAAATGTAGATGCTTATGTATTGAAATCTATAACCCGTCAGCTACCATCTAGGGAAATAAGAAGTCTTAATTGGCCACAAGTTGACGAATTAGATTTAGCTGATCCCACCTTTGGCTCACCAGGGAGGATTGACATTCTTCTTGGTGCGAGAGTTTACAGCGAAATCCTAGAAGCAGGTTTAATCAAAGGACCAGGAAATTTTCTTGCTCAAAAAACACACCTGGGCTGGATTTTGTCAGGGGGTAATAAGGATACTAATGCATCATTTACTGTTTCACAGCACATTACAAGTCTACATGTTACAAGACAAATTGAAGAAGATAATAATCTCCTGAAAAGGTTTTGGGAGGTAGAATCTGAACTATACACGAAGCAGAGCATGTGGACGAAAGAGGAAGAAAAGTGCGAGGAAATATATCAGCAAACAACATCGAGGGACGAGACAGGGAGGTACGTAGTACAGCTTCCTTTAAAGACAACTTTTGAAGACACTGTAAGATCGTGTGGAAATACAAAGCATCAGGCAGTAATCAGATTAGAGCAGCTGGAAAGAAAGTTCGCCCGAAACGAGCATCTGAAAGCAGAATACACCAGAGTTATACACGAGTACTTACAGTTAGGCCATATGAAGAAGGTCGACGCAGAAGATGAAGGTAATGCAGTATATCTTGCGCATTGTGCTGTAACCAGAGAAGATAAGGAAACATCAAAGCTGCGCATAGTTTATGACGCGTCAGCAAAGGGCCCAAACGGATGTTCCTTAAACAGCAGCATGATGGTAGGACCTACGATTCAGCCAGATCTTCGTAGTCTGGTATTTAGATGGAGAGCTCATAAAATCTGTGTTATTGGCGATATTATAAAGATGTATCGTCAGGTAAGAATGCATGACAAACACACAGATTTACAACGCATAGTATGGCGGGATAATACATCTGAGAAGATAGATAGTTACAAGCTACTTACGGTGACATTTGGGACAGCAGCTGCACCTCATCTGGCTGTCCGTACTCTTCAACGTTTGGCTGATGATGAACAACACAACTACCCTCGAGGAGCGGCTGTAGTAAGAAACTCCTTTTACATGGATGACCTTATGACAGGTCATGAAGATCTCGACGAAATGA
The nucleotide sequence above comes from Cydia pomonella isolate Wapato2018A chromosome 2, ilCydPomo1, whole genome shotgun sequence. Encoded proteins:
- the LOC133530287 gene encoding uncharacterized protein LOC133530287, yielding MENIEKHIVIQADTLEKVKKAYVNYKKSPKERLTAGYVKGRIDTLELYWKEFKVLHEILILSFPMEQRQATNYFANNMFEEFEEAYYAYKGEMMSKLDCMGPTKSESKQTLTPSTSNSGEVKLPRISLPSFNGDYTEWQSFHDLFMALVHNNESLQDVQKLHYLKSSLAGEAEALLRQFSITAENYKEAWSVLKKRYANKRYIANCVFKKFFTQKTLTHESATALRQLLDTSVECMSALKHLGLPTNHWDAIINYSIVSKLDSSTHKEWEELISRDETNDLPSFEKLKSFLENRFRTLEMVEPASKVYKPVKTKMFHVTATSEVKCTFCNEDHYIYQCKQFSKQSVEDRYSFVQKNNLCFNCLIPNHNVFKCKQKTTCQICKRKHHSLLHREKQASGESHTSGETNNNNKEKIQTVVVAHTSSASRVLQPGRGTLLTTALVHVTAESGQSHVLRALVDQGSEESFATARAVELLGLKKTKISGVISGVEECETTIKHRVTLRIQSRYDISYCINVDAYVLKSITRQLPSREIRSLNWPQVDELDLADPTFGSPGRIDILLGARVYSEILEAGLIKGPGNFLAQKTHLGWILSGGNKDTNASFTVSQHITSLHVTRQIEEDNNLLKRFWEVESELYTKQSMWTKEEEKCEEIYQQTTSRDETGRYVVQLPLKTTFEDTVRSCGNTKHQAVIRLEQLERKFARNEHLKAEYTRVIHEYLQLGHMKKVDAEDEGNAVYLAHCAVTREDKETSKLRIVYDASAKGPNGCSLNSSMMVGPTIQPDLRSLVFRWRAHKICVIGDIIKMYRQVRMHDKHTDLQRIVWRDNTSEKIDSYKLLTVTFGTAAAPHLAVRTLQRLADDEQHNYPRGAAVVRNSFYMDDLMTGHEDLDEMKATCKEINTLLKAGGFEMQKWSSNSEELLKDLVDGTKTPEPVKDKKEIKLDKIIKILGLTWDRKDDTFHVSVNLPASRIPVTKRVILSDVASLFDPFGWLSPVVITAKIMIQKLWLCHCGWDDELSSELVDEWMSFRDELHELQTVEIPRWIKMSSHCKEVYLHGFSDASTLALAAVVYARVVDEHDVVHVTMLASKTKVAPLKQLTVPKLEICAAVILAKLLHEISRLLNIPMHKIYAWTDSMVVLSWLQSPPSRWQVFVGNRVSEIIQHIDNDRWRHVSSEDNPADLASRGIRASELANNELWWSGPRWLKDTNTEMLRATTIPTTDLESKKSFHTSVQDTPIWERFSSMVRMKRVIAQCKRF